The DNA window TCTTGAAGGCGGTGTGGTTGTCCGCGTGGTCTGGGTCAAGGAGGTTTTTCtctgggaagggggagaggaaaaggggcggagaaacagagctggggagggcGCGCTGTCCTGCCAGAGCCCAGCCCAGGCCCTGCCagctgtccccgtcccccagctcccagcctcgCAGCCTCACCCGCCGCCACGACCTCCATGGGCACCGTGTGGCACAGCTCCAGGAGGTCCGGGTTATCCCGCTTCAGCTTCAGCTTCTTACTCAGCGTCAGGGAAGAATTCTGCAGGGGTGGAGAAGGGAAGTCACCTGCCAGCTACCTCAGcctccctggggggggggggtggtgtcTCTTCACCCCCCAAATACCCATCTCCCCTCGCCCCCCTGAGGAGGAGCTGCCAAACTCCCCCTGAGGACAGGGAATTGGGGCAGCACACAGGAGCACCAGCAGTTTGTGAAAAACAACCCTCAGGTcatggtgggttttttttgtgggttttttttttttcaggctttcttgGAGATTGGAGTAGCCACACAGCAAGGGCTCTACTGCAGCCTTCCCCCGAGGTTTTAAGCTTGTGTTTGTTTCCCTTGCCCCTTCCTCTTTACCCTCTCTCAACCAAATAATACACAAGAGACTCCCTGAAGGCACGGGCGCAGCTGAGTGCGAGCGCAGCACGGAGGCACGTGGCCAGGGAGCTGTGTCAGCTCGGCGGCACGGCCACGGGAGGTTACGGAAGGGCTGCACACATTTGCCGCTGGAGGGGCAGGCGTGCTCAGATGCGGGGGTTGTGGCAGGAGACAACAACAAGCTGGCTGGGAGAGCTCCCATGCAGCAAGAATTATAGTTGTGAAGGGAAAACGCCAGCTGCCAGGATGGGAAAGGGCTCAGGGGTTGTCAGGCAGCAGACAGGGTTCGATGACTACATTGAGTACACCCCCAAACCTGTCCACGCTGTCCCCAGAAAGCAACACCTCCTGCCAGCGGTGCGGGCAGAGGGGACGGGCTGTGTGAACGCTGCAGGGGTTCTGCCCCATCAGAGCGGGGAGCCAAACATGAACTGAAACTGGCCTGAACCCTGAGCCATGACAGCAGAGCTGAAGCAGAGCTTTGCGCCCAGCTGAGCACAAAGCAGGACCAGAGTTTCACACCCAGCTGAGCCAGGGTCTAGAAGCAACCTGAGCCCCCTTTTCGGCCTCACTGCTGAGCCCAAACCCCACTCAGTGATGTTTCTCAGCTCAGTCTGGCTCCCTGCACAGAAGGCAAGAGGCTCCCAGGACTGAGCCCGGCCGAGTGGGGCGATGCTGAGCTGTGAAAGCACCGTGTGTTCCCATCTATTCCCCACCTTTTTCCTCCTCGCCTGCTCCTGATGCTTCAGGGCTTCCAGCACCGTCCGAGCCTTTTCAAAGGGAGGATCTTCAACCTGAGAGAGTCCACCCGTCACACGCAAGCCTGACCTCTCGTTTCTGACACGGCTTAGCACGGTAGGCAAAGGCACTCAAGTTTGGCCTTGGAAGAGGCTGGATACGGTGTGGTTTCAGCTCAGTGAAAAGCCTTATTACGAAATGCACCTCACCTGTACAGGATCTCAGCACGGAGGTAGTTGCCGATCCCATTGAAGTACTTCTGGTTCAAGAGGGCCTCACAGATGGGCTTGTCAAAAGCCTTATCGTCCAGGTTCTTCAGCACGTTCTCCCTGCGACGGAGCACGAGTATCAGGCTGGTGCACTTGGACACAGCCATGCTACTGCCACCAAGGGCAGAAGCCCCGCACGCGGCCTCCACAAAGCAGCCCAAACTGTCCTCGAGCAAGGGGCAAAGCAGCAAAGCGAAGGATCCCAGAAGCGTTAAGGTcggaaaagccctccaagctcacctggtccaaccacccccctaccaccagcGTCACCCCCTAACCCACGTCCCcgagcaccacgtccaacctctccttgaacacccccagggacggcgcctccaccacctccccgggcaacccgtcccaagGCCTGACCGCTCTTGTGAGCGCAGGGAAGACGACCCCGGCACAGGCGCCCCGTATCCCCACGCACACGGGAAGCGCTGGGGCAGGCAGCGAATTCGGCCCAACCCCGCGCGCCGCCGCTCCTCCGGCCCGGGGCTTCAGAGCCGGGGACCGAGGCCGCGAGCAGAGCCACGGGGGCCGCCGGCAGGCGCGGGGAGAAGGCGCGGGAagggctccccgccgccgccggctcAGGCGGGGAAGCGGCGGGCGCCGCACAGCCACGGCAGCGCCTCAGGACGccgccccccgagccccgcggcCCGCTCCCGCCCACCGCGCGGCGCCGAGCCCCCACCTGAAGGCCCGGTAATCGGAGAGCACGCAGGGCCCGCGGCCGGGCTGCCAGGCGTCGCCCAGGCGCCACGAGCCTGAAGCGGCGGGCGTCGACGAAGCAGAGGGCGCGCGGGGGGCTCTCGCGGGTGAGGAAGCGCAGGTGCGCGtggcggggcggcgcggcggcggggcgcagGCCGAAGCCCCCGGACATGCCGAAGCGGAAGACGAGGGCCTGCGGGCGGCCGGGGCCCAGCGGCTCCAGGCGCAGCCGCAGCTCCTTgccgcgggcggcggcgcccaGGCGGTACGCCTCGCTGCGGAACGGCACCTCCGGGCCGCGGCCCACGGCCGAGCGCTCGGCCCCGCCGCAGAACACCAGCCCGCCGCACGCCTCGTTGATGTAGCGCCCGGCCAGGGCCAGCTCCGGGCCCTCGGGCATCGCGACCCGGCGACAGGGCCGCGACCGGCCCGCGACGCGGCCTCTCTCCTGACCCGTCGCCTAGCGACACGCCCCCGAAGGGCGGGGCTCCCCTCCCCGTTGCCTAGCGACACGCCCCCGAAGGGCGGGGCTCCCCTCCCCGTCGCCTAGCGACACGCCCCGAAGGGCGGGGCTCCCCTCCCCGTGCCTAGCGACACGCCCCGAAGGGGGGCGGGGCTCCCCTCCCCGGTCGCCTAGCGACACGCCCCCCGAAGGGCGGGGCTCCCCTCCCCGTCGCCTAGCGACACGCCCCCGAAGGGCGGGGCTCCCTCCCCGTCGCCTAGCGACACGCCCCCCCCGAAGGGCGgggctcccctcccctccccgtcGCCTAGCGACACGCCCCCCGAAGGGCGGGGCTCCCCCTCCCCGTCGCCTAGCGACACGCCCCCCGAAGGGGCGGGGCTCCCCTACCCCGTCGCCTAGCGACACGCCCCCCGAAGGGCGGGGGCTCCCATCTCCCCGTCGCCTAGCGACACGCCCCCCGAAGGGCGGGCTCCCCTCCCCGTACGCCTAGCGACACGCCCCCCGAAGGGCGGGGGCTCCCTCCCCGTTGCTAGCGACACGCCCCCGAAGGGCGGGGCTCCCCTCCCCGTCGGCCCTAGCGACACGCCCCCCCGAAGGGCGGGGCTCCCTCCCGTCGCCTAGCGACACGCCCCGAAGGGCAGGGCTCCCCTCCCCGTCGCCTAGCGGGGACCACGACCCCCCGAAGGGCGGGGCTCCCCTCCCCGTTGTTCCTAGCGACACGGCCCCCGAAGGGCGGTGCTCCCTGCCCCGTCGCCTAGCGACACGCCCCCCGAATGGGCGGGGCTCCCCTCCCCGTCGCCCTACGGCCGACACGCCCCCCGTTGGCTGCACGTCGCGCGAGGGCGGGGCTTCCCACCCTCCCGCCACCCCGTTGCCTAGCGACGCGCGCCGCTCGCCCCCCCATTGCTTGCGCGCCGCACCCGCGGCACGCCGGGAGTCAGTAGTCCCCTTGCCCTCGCGTTGCCACGGCGACGGCGCGACTGCGAGGCCTGGAAAGGCACAGAGGTGCCCGCAGGCCCCGCGCGGCCTCCCGCGGGCACAAGGGGCGGGGCACAGCTCGGGCTCGGCTCCGGCGCCTTTAttgggggctgcccccggcacCTGCCAGCGCGAGGAGGCCCGGGGCTCGGCAGGGGGGAAGGGCAGCGGCGAATCCTCCCCCGGGCTACCACAGGAGGGTCTTCATCAGCGGCCTGGGCCTGATTTCAGCTCTGCGGGGAGAaggagcgggcggcggggctgccaGCGAgaaggcaggggctgctgcccgcGCGGCACCCCTCCCGCGCCCCCCCGGCtacctgccagcagcacccggAACTTGTCGCGCGGACCACAGCCATGGGGACGGCCGCCACGCCGCACCGCCCGCGGCCCCGCACGACGGAGCAGCCAGGTGCACGAGGGGCTGCGCCCACGTCCCCCGCCAGCTCGCTGGAGCTCAGCGTGTAGTCCACCGCCAGGAGAGACGAGTCCAGCTTTGCTCACTTCAATGGAAGGGCAGGTCACGTCAGAGAGCTCCCTCCCCACGCCCTGCAGTGCCTCCCCCAGAATAACCCAAACACCAAAAAGTAACCCAAAGCTAACCTCAAGAGGAAGAGACCCTGAacagcctcctctcccctgccctaAAATCGCGGGGCAGATGTACTGGGGACCCCAAAAAAGCTGCACTCACATCGCAGGCTTCAAGCCGCCTAAGGCTCTCCTGCAGGAGCTCTTGCTTCTCCTCGTTAGGACGCGGGCTACAACCCCGTGGTCGTGTTCTGcccaagtttaaaaaaaagacaacacacacaaaaagcaccCACTGATGtccagcctccagccctgctgcaggcagccaacGCCAGGCGTGCGGCAACAGGAAATGGCACCCAAACATCTGCGAGAAGACCACGGGGGCAGACAGCCTCCGGTTGGAACGGATGTGGCACGTAAAGGACGAGAGGCGAGGACGGCCCCATCCTGCACTGCTCGCTGGGGGACCCTGAGCACAGCGGAGGCAGCACCCGGTGCGCTCGCCGGCTCAGCTGCGGGGCCGCCACTGATGCCCACCTttgggcagccccagctgctgcagctcgcTGGACAGGGACTCGCCATCCACGTTGTGCTTGGCTGCGCTGGAAAAGATGAAGTCGAGGACGGCGATCGTGGCCTTCACATCGCCAGACTCTGCGGGGGAGGAGAGGATTCAGCCCGACGGCAGCCAGACCCCCTCTGGGAGATGCCACCtcctgcagggctccaggtggggagAGCGGGGcccttggcagcagcagaggagcaggctCACCCAACTTGGCATCCGACGTCAGCTTCAGGATCTTCTCATACTGTGGGAGACGAGAGCACGCACTAATTACACGATAAAGCGATGCTTTAATTCCATTAGCGCTATAACTCTGTGCTACGCTGTAAAATTATAACTAAGGCAGAGGCTTGCAGAGCTTCTGTGGTCCCCAGCTGGGGTCGCAGTGGATCATCACACCCCCCCCGGCAGCTGAGCACTCACGTCGATGgcctctcccagcagctcccgcaGCACCTGGGCGCAGATCAGCTTCAGCTTCACGGAGGACTGGGGGGGACAAGGACGGGTCagcgccgcccccccccggcagccgaGCCCAGCTCCGGGacgggggggcggaggggggtGGGGCGCGGACACTCAACGATTTTGGCCAGGACGCTGATCTCGGCCAGCACCCAGTCGGGGCAGTCCAGGTCCCCGCAGAACCGGAACCGCTGCGGAGGAAAGGGGCGGTGAgagccccgccgctgccccgagcccccccgggggAAGCGCGGCTCccggcccgcccgccccgccgcccggccccggtccTGGCCCCACCATGTCGCCGCCGAACACCTCCCTCCGGCTCCGCCTCCGCGACCCGGAACCGCTCCGGCCCCCGCTGCGCTCGGCGGAAGGAACCGGGGGAGGGCAGCGGGAGGCAGGGGACGGCGAGTCCCGACCTGCCTCGGGCCTGGGGGCGGCACCGGgagcggagccccccccccgccgccagcaGTGGGGCCCCGGcccgggctgcagcccccggggctcGGTGCCCGccctggggctcctgggggcGGCGCTGGGGCCGTGGCCGGGTGGCCCCGGGGTGGCCCCGGCCGGGTCCCGGTTCCCCGGGGGGCGCCGCAGCCGCGCGGGAGACCCCggccggcgggggcggggctATGGCTTGACCCCGCCCCTctgctcccggccccgcccctcccTCGCCGCGTTCCCGCCGCGCCCGCCCTCCCGCCCTCAGTCCTCACTCAGGTCCGACCCTCACtactcttccccccccccccccccgtttcgTGGGCGGGGCAGGACGGGGCGTGCTGCTCCGGGATTGGGCGCACCTCGAGCCACCGAGCGTCACGATTGGCTGCGGCGCGGAGCCGGGCGGGGCCAGAGGCTTTAGAGCGCGCGGGGGTGGCGGCGCCGCTGCGGCTTGGAGCTGTGTGCTGGGGGCGGTTCCCTCTTGGGGCTGCGAAGGGGAGGCTGAGCGCGGCGGTCTCGGGGGTTGAAAACTGGCTGGGGGGGCTcgggagcaggggctgctgtgtCCTACAAAGCCTAAGTGCTGCTTTTGTCGGAGCTTCACAACAGAAGCTGATTTCAGggtttttttagttttttttttttcctctcgcGGTGTTTGGATTATGCTACACTTTTTCTCCCTAGATCCTTATTCTGAGTTTGTACCCTCTCTTTCTGCGTCATACCACTCTATAAATGGAGTGAGTTATTAAGAGATAGGTTCCCCTGCCCATGCACTGGGTTTCACCGCCAACACAACCATTTCAGCTTGAGCACTGGGTTTCACCCCTGGATCTCTGTTCTCAGTGTGTGACCTGTATTTTCATCTTATGCCATTGTATAAATATTGGCTGATACTTGTTTAATTGCGGTTTTGTCCCTCATGCACTGGGTTTCACCACCAGCGTGCTGTCTTTGGTTCACATCCTCTGTTTTTAGTTTGTGCCTGATATTTCCACCTTAGATCGTTATTCTCATTTTGCGATCTGTGATTTCAGCTTGtgctattttataaatatataagcCTGTGCCCTGTGTTTCTTCCTTCGCTCCCcagatctttattttcagtttgtgtcctgTGTTTCAGCTCCAGCTGATCGACACTCCAGCTCTTTTCAGTCCCAGCTCTCCAtctcagcaccagctgctggccACTCAGGGGCAGAGATGCTCAGCCTTCAACCAGCTCCTGTTAGCTCTGGCAGATTTCAGCTGGT is part of the Cygnus atratus isolate AKBS03 ecotype Queensland, Australia chromosome 11, CAtr_DNAZoo_HiC_assembly, whole genome shotgun sequence genome and encodes:
- the NEIL1 gene encoding LOW QUALITY PROTEIN: endonuclease 8-like 1 (The sequence of the model RefSeq protein was modified relative to this genomic sequence to represent the inferred CDS: deleted 1 base in 1 codon; substituted 1 base at 1 genomic stop codon) translates to MPEGPELALAGRYINEACGGLVFCGGAERSAVGRGPEVPFRSEAYRLGAAARGKELRLRLEPLGPGRPQALVFRFGMSGGFGLRPAAAPPRHAHLRFLTRESPPRALCFVDARRFGSWRLGDAWQPGRGPCVLSDYRAFRENVLKNLDDKAFDKPICEALLNQKYFNGIGNYLRAEILYRXGAFHPPFEKARTVLEALKHQEQNSSLTLSKKLKLKRDNPDLLELCHTVPMEVVAAEKNLLDPDHADNHTAFKNWLQCYGVPGMSSLRDHNGRTIWFQGEPGPMAPRGQTSRKKRAGPKADPDAPTAEVTTRASKRRSRRAENPATLAVKKEEEEEDEAVPERPRKGRARARRAAAAAPASSEPEAPVKVTRRRASARKGAGAAPAV
- the COMMD4 gene encoding COMM domain-containing protein 4 — protein: MRFRFCGDLDCPDWVLAEISVLAKISSVKLKLICAQVLRELLGEAIDYEKILKLTSDAKLESGDVKATIAVLDFIFSSAAKHNVDGESLSSELQQLGLPKGGHQWRPRS